From Psychroflexus torquis ATCC 700755, the proteins below share one genomic window:
- a CDS encoding SusC/RagA family TonB-linked outer membrane protein, with protein sequence MKQNVNLIFLFLFALISHIGFAQSQEVTGTVVDNSGLPLPGVNVIEDGTSNGTQTDFDGNFSIEVEQGAILVFSYLGMKEQRVAVSSQSSIEVTLMNDTGQLDEVVITALGIKSNPRSLTYAAETVTSEDIENTGETNLVNSLSSKAAGVSVVSSSGSVGASSNIRIRGNTSIGRSNSPLFIIDGVPIDNSSSGNGTGGVDSSNRAIDINQSDIESLEILKGTAAQTLYGLRAANGVVLITTKKGKVGAPRVTVSSSYQFSNVNQLPDLQSEFAQGRPVGGVNTYRGPETQDGFSWGPKISSLEFDGDSSYPFDRNGRLVPRGDGNGQSANAYDQYDFFTTGVLKDNSVSVRGGTEKIKYYISGAQLDQTGVSPKEQFSRTSFRTNISANLRDNFKISANANYINSGGRRVQRGSNVSGIMLGLARTTPTFDNGNGLTSRDAADTPSTYLFPDGTQRSYRNGVYDNPYWTVSQNPSFDDVKRFIGKLSFEYKPFEWATIQGTLGYDQYADKRKQGVNINSAGNPQGQVFNQTIFNEDINTQLLFITEKKINEKWDFNGVLGYDGFKTETQFDAVTGLGMTIPGFFIISNTATQAVSESVGRRQLDAVLADARFSYDNTFFINGTLRNDWSSTLPENDNSFQSYSFGSSFVFTELFDSGNMNYGKLRGSYGKTGNDAPIFSTLTYYNAAASGGDGFIDDNQFPIFSTVAFERGSLLGNNNITPETTEEFEVGAEFNFYDSRIKIDLTYYNKTTEDQIIQVDQPAVTGFTNRTVNAGIIENIGWEITSSLKPIVGDNFNWNIDLNWTTFENTVKELAPGVESILLAGFTSTSSRVIAGESYGAIFGSKFLRNDNGEVLIDDSGFPVVDPENGIVGDPIPDFTMGIRNTFSYKDFTLSALLDIRQGGDVWCGTCGIIDYFGSSQTTAEQRGITDFVFNGVNQTTGQTNSTEVALADPANGLGANRWVRYGFGGVSEDYIYDSSWVRLREASLTYSLPNKFLDKTFLTGGSLTVTGRNLFLITDYPGIDPETNLTGASNGIGLDYFNQPNTKGYAVTVRLNF encoded by the coding sequence ATGAAACAAAATGTAAATTTGATCTTTTTATTCCTTTTCGCTTTAATCTCTCATATAGGTTTTGCGCAAAGTCAAGAAGTAACAGGAACTGTTGTAGACAACAGTGGTTTACCCTTACCAGGAGTAAACGTAATCGAAGACGGAACTAGTAATGGTACTCAAACTGATTTTGATGGAAATTTTTCTATCGAAGTTGAACAAGGTGCCATTTTAGTGTTTTCTTATTTAGGAATGAAGGAACAAAGGGTGGCAGTAAGTAGTCAATCTTCTATTGAAGTAACATTAATGAATGATACTGGGCAGCTCGACGAGGTAGTGATAACTGCTTTGGGCATTAAATCCAATCCTAGGTCTCTAACTTATGCAGCGGAAACTGTAACATCAGAGGATATTGAGAACACTGGGGAGACAAACTTAGTAAATTCTCTATCATCTAAAGCTGCAGGTGTTAGTGTTGTAAGTTCTTCAGGTTCTGTTGGGGCATCTTCCAATATTCGTATTCGAGGAAACACCTCTATAGGTAGGTCGAATTCTCCTCTTTTTATAATCGATGGAGTTCCTATAGACAATTCAAGTAGTGGTAACGGAACCGGTGGCGTTGACTCTTCAAACAGAGCTATCGATATTAATCAATCGGATATTGAATCTTTAGAAATTTTGAAAGGAACTGCAGCTCAAACACTTTATGGGCTTAGAGCAGCTAATGGAGTAGTGCTTATTACTACTAAAAAAGGCAAAGTTGGTGCTCCGAGAGTGACCGTATCTTCTTCCTATCAATTTAGTAATGTGAATCAGCTTCCTGATTTACAAAGCGAATTTGCACAAGGTCGACCAGTAGGAGGTGTTAATACTTATAGAGGTCCAGAAACCCAAGATGGCTTTAGTTGGGGTCCAAAAATTTCATCATTAGAATTTGATGGTGATAGCTCATATCCTTTCGATAGAAATGGTAGATTAGTACCACGAGGAGATGGAAACGGACAATCTGCAAATGCTTATGATCAATACGATTTTTTCACTACTGGTGTATTAAAAGATAATAGCGTATCCGTGAGAGGTGGAACTGAAAAAATCAAGTATTATATTTCTGGGGCACAATTAGATCAAACAGGAGTTTCTCCTAAAGAGCAATTTTCAAGAACATCTTTTAGGACTAATATTTCAGCCAATTTAAGAGATAATTTCAAAATTTCAGCTAATGCCAATTATATTAATTCTGGGGGTCGAAGAGTTCAAAGAGGCTCAAACGTCTCAGGAATAATGCTTGGTTTGGCAAGAACTACTCCTACATTTGATAATGGTAATGGATTAACAAGTAGAGATGCTGCTGATACCCCTTCAACATACTTATTCCCTGATGGTACTCAGAGAAGTTATAGAAATGGCGTTTATGATAACCCGTATTGGACAGTTTCTCAAAACCCTTCGTTTGACGATGTAAAACGATTTATTGGTAAATTATCTTTTGAATACAAGCCATTTGAATGGGCAACAATTCAAGGAACCTTAGGTTATGACCAATACGCAGATAAGAGGAAGCAAGGGGTAAATATTAATTCAGCTGGTAACCCTCAAGGCCAAGTTTTCAACCAAACTATATTTAATGAGGACATTAACACTCAGCTTTTATTTATTACAGAGAAAAAAATAAATGAAAAATGGGATTTCAATGGTGTCTTAGGTTATGACGGTTTTAAAACTGAAACTCAATTCGATGCTGTCACTGGATTAGGAATGACAATTCCGGGATTTTTTATAATATCGAACACAGCTACACAAGCTGTTTCAGAATCTGTAGGTAGGAGACAACTTGATGCGGTATTAGCAGATGCTAGATTTTCTTATGATAACACTTTCTTTATAAACGGTACATTAAGAAATGACTGGTCATCAACTCTGCCTGAAAACGATAATTCATTTCAATCTTATAGTTTTGGTTCTAGTTTTGTTTTTACAGAACTTTTTGACAGTGGAAATATGAATTATGGTAAATTAAGAGGCTCTTACGGTAAAACTGGTAATGATGCTCCTATATTTTCTACACTAACCTATTACAACGCTGCAGCTTCAGGAGGTGACGGATTTATAGATGACAATCAATTTCCTATTTTTTCAACAGTAGCTTTTGAAAGAGGATCTTTGTTGGGTAATAATAATATAACTCCTGAAACAACTGAAGAATTTGAAGTAGGTGCTGAATTCAACTTTTATGATTCTCGAATAAAAATTGATCTGACTTATTATAATAAAACTACAGAAGATCAAATAATTCAAGTCGACCAACCTGCAGTTACTGGTTTCACAAATAGAACTGTAAATGCAGGAATTATAGAGAATATAGGGTGGGAGATTACTTCATCTTTAAAGCCGATAGTCGGAGATAATTTTAATTGGAATATTGATCTTAACTGGACTACCTTTGAAAATACTGTGAAAGAGTTGGCTCCAGGTGTAGAGTCTATTCTCTTAGCAGGATTCACATCAACCTCTAGTAGGGTGATTGCTGGTGAATCGTACGGGGCGATATTTGGATCAAAATTTTTAAGGAATGATAATGGAGAAGTCTTAATAGACGACAGCGGATTTCCAGTTGTAGATCCTGAGAATGGAATTGTAGGAGATCCAATACCTGACTTTACAATGGGGATTAGAAATACATTTTCTTACAAGGACTTTACGTTATCAGCCTTACTTGACATTAGACAGGGTGGAGATGTATGGTGTGGAACTTGTGGTATAATTGATTATTTTGGTTCATCTCAAACAACAGCAGAGCAGAGAGGTATTACTGATTTTGTTTTCAATGGAGTAAATCAAACCACAGGACAAACCAACTCTACAGAAGTCGCTTTAGCTGACCCTGCAAATGGTCTTGGAGCTAATAGATGGGTCAGATATGGGTTTGGAGGAGTCTCTGAAGATTATATTTATGATTCTTCGTGGGTAAGACTTAGAGAAGCCTCTCTTACTTATTCATTACCAAATAAGTTTCTTGATAAAACTTTTCTTACAGGTGGTTCTTTAACTGTTACAGGAAGAAATCTTTTCTTAATTACTGATTATCCAGGTATTGATCCTGAAACAAATTTAACAGGAGCTTCGAATGGTATTGGATTAGATTATTTCAACCAACCTAACACTAAGGGTTACGCAGTAACTGTTAGACTTAATTTTTAA
- a CDS encoding DUF4372 domain-containing protein, with product MFSQMIGLLNKSKITARALSHKSNHYCKRFSTFQHLITMLCGVTSGCNSLRELCGGILNYGDKIPHCKFDYSPKRSTSSDDNKRRDCIVFEDIYRDLVTEYLPDLLDSHKQLVIDKKVYAIDSTTIALFQPIFECVGRNPNNGKRK from the coding sequence ATGTTCAGTCAAATGATAGGTTTGCTTAATAAAAGTAAAATAACGGCGCGGGCCTTATCTCACAAATCGAATCATTACTGCAAGCGGTTTTCAACATTTCAGCACTTAATCACAATGTTATGTGGTGTGACCTCAGGATGCAACTCTCTTCGTGAACTGTGTGGTGGTATTCTAAACTATGGTGATAAAATTCCGCATTGTAAGTTTGATTATTCTCCAAAGAGAAGTACAAGCTCTGATGATAACAAAAGAAGAGACTGTATTGTCTTTGAAGATATTTATCGTGATTTAGTAACCGAGTATCTCCCAGATTTATTGGACAGCCACAAGCAGTTGGTAATCGACAAAAAAGTATATGCCATAGACTCTACCACAATAGCTCTTTTTCAGCCAATTTTTGAGTGTGTAGGGCGTAATCCTAATAATGGAAAACGAAAATGA
- a CDS encoding S9 family peptidase, translating into MFIKKNIYEQKSFGPVRWMKDNKGYSTLETNKEIGGHDIVKYDARSGTRSVLVSANQLIPEGKNEPITISDYKWSLDNNKLLLFTNTRKVWRYHTRGDYWVLDLKTNKLVRLGQSLPTATLMFAKFSPDASKVAYVSELNIYSENLESHKIDQITKDGGGNIINGTFDWVYEEELNCRDGFRWSPDGENIAYWQSDTKDVGTFYIINNVDSIYSKPIPLPYPKVGTELSTVKVGVVSVDGGATKWFKVPGDPKNNYLARMDFIPNSKEVMIQQLNRRQNTNKIWVGDIENMELTTIMTEKDEAFLDIHDDVRWLENEKYFTWSSERDGWLHLYKVSRDGKVIQPITKGDFDVVEINSIDPKGGYVYYIASPDNFTQRYLYRSRIDGKGDAERITPSTNSGQSSYQISNDAKWGIQVFQNAVTPPIYSLISLPNHKQKRILEDNKELKNKFDALALNSKEFVKVNIGDVLLDAYMIKPKDFDASKTYPLLFYVYGEPAASTVQDNWAGGSLWDQYMAQKGYVVMSVDNRGTKTPRGNKWRKSIYGQIGILASEDQSKAAKEILKTYDFLDSSRVGIWGWSGGGQMTLNCMFKYPEIYSSGLAVSFVSDQRLYDATYQERYMGLLEDNAKGYHDGSPINFAQNLEGNLMIMHGTADDNVHYQSFEMLVNKLIKHNKMFNMMSYPMRAHRINERENTSYHLRETMEVFWEKNLPAGGR; encoded by the coding sequence ATGTTTATAAAAAAAAACATATACGAACAAAAAAGTTTTGGTCCTGTAAGGTGGATGAAAGACAACAAAGGGTATTCGACTCTTGAGACCAACAAAGAAATAGGTGGTCATGATATTGTTAAATATGATGCACGAAGTGGAACAAGGTCAGTTTTGGTATCTGCTAATCAATTAATTCCTGAGGGCAAAAATGAACCTATTACAATTTCGGATTACAAATGGTCTCTTGATAACAATAAACTCCTTCTTTTTACAAATACACGTAAAGTTTGGCGGTATCACACCCGTGGTGATTATTGGGTGTTGGATTTAAAAACCAATAAATTGGTAAGACTAGGACAATCCTTGCCCACGGCGACCCTGATGTTTGCAAAATTCTCTCCAGATGCCTCCAAAGTCGCCTATGTAAGTGAATTAAATATATATTCAGAAAATCTTGAAAGTCATAAAATAGACCAGATCACCAAAGATGGGGGTGGCAATATCATAAATGGTACTTTCGACTGGGTTTATGAAGAGGAATTAAATTGTAGAGATGGTTTTAGGTGGAGCCCTGATGGTGAAAATATTGCATATTGGCAATCGGATACCAAGGATGTGGGCACTTTTTATATAATTAATAATGTAGATTCAATTTACTCAAAACCAATTCCATTGCCTTATCCAAAGGTAGGAACAGAACTTTCTACTGTAAAAGTAGGAGTAGTTTCTGTTGATGGGGGAGCTACAAAATGGTTTAAAGTACCAGGCGACCCAAAGAATAATTATTTAGCCCGTATGGATTTTATTCCTAATTCTAAAGAGGTGATGATCCAGCAATTGAACCGCAGACAGAATACCAATAAGATCTGGGTTGGGGATATTGAGAATATGGAGCTTACCACTATTATGACAGAGAAAGATGAGGCTTTTTTAGATATTCATGATGATGTGCGCTGGTTGGAAAATGAAAAATATTTTACATGGTCTAGTGAGAGGGATGGTTGGTTACACCTTTACAAGGTTTCAAGGGATGGTAAGGTTATCCAACCTATCACCAAAGGAGATTTCGATGTTGTTGAAATTAATAGTATTGATCCAAAAGGAGGGTATGTTTACTATATTGCTTCCCCCGATAATTTTACCCAGAGATATTTGTACAGAAGTCGCATAGATGGAAAAGGAGATGCAGAAAGAATAACTCCGAGCACAAATTCGGGTCAGAGTTCTTATCAAATCTCCAATGATGCCAAATGGGGAATTCAAGTATTCCAAAATGCGGTTACCCCTCCTATATATTCTTTAATAAGCCTTCCAAATCACAAGCAAAAAAGAATTTTAGAGGATAACAAGGAGCTAAAGAATAAATTTGATGCCTTGGCATTGAATTCAAAAGAATTTGTAAAGGTTAATATTGGAGATGTCCTACTGGATGCTTATATGATAAAACCTAAAGATTTTGATGCTAGTAAAACATATCCATTATTGTTTTATGTCTATGGGGAACCAGCAGCATCTACCGTACAGGACAATTGGGCTGGTGGCAGTCTATGGGATCAATATATGGCTCAAAAAGGGTATGTTGTCATGAGCGTCGACAATCGCGGTACAAAAACACCAAGAGGTAATAAATGGCGTAAATCCATTTATGGTCAAATAGGGATCCTCGCTTCTGAAGACCAGAGTAAGGCTGCGAAAGAAATATTGAAAACCTACGATTTCTTAGACTCATCACGAGTTGGAATTTGGGGCTGGAGTGGAGGTGGTCAAATGACACTGAACTGTATGTTTAAATACCCGGAGATTTATTCTTCAGGTTTAGCCGTTTCATTCGTGTCCGACCAAAGGCTTTATGATGCTACTTATCAGGAAAGATATATGGGACTATTGGAAGACAATGCCAAGGGTTATCATGATGGATCACCAATTAACTTTGCGCAAAACTTGGAGGGAAATTTGATGATTATGCACGGAACGGCAGACGATAATGTTCATTATCAGAGTTTTGAGATGCTAGTAAATAAATTAATTAAGCACAATAAGATGTTCAATATGATGTCTTACCCAATGCGAGCGCATCGTATTAATGAACGGGAAAACACATCCTATCACCTCAGAGAAACAATGGAAGTTTTTTGGGAAAAAAATTTACCGGCAGGGGGAAGGTAA
- a CDS encoding aminopeptidase P family protein, with protein sequence MFSEEEYKTRRKKLKESLGEGLILFLGNDECGINSKDNTYPYRQDSSFIYFFGLQIPGLNALIDLEEDKEIIFGDNLTIDDVVFMGPTESLEEQAHKVGVTSVRPSENLASYIENSIGKGRQIHYLPPYRPEHILKLSDLFNFSATAVSKKVSVEFIKAVVKLRSIKSNAEIEEIEKAVNTTVQMQYKAMGMAAPGMTELDLFGAIQNIAVANGNNTSFPPIVTIDGQILHNHFRGNLLKKGDMVLCDCGAENFSGYAGDLTRTFPINKTFSVKQKEIYDIVYKSYQAAVNMLRPKQQFIDVHLRACKELVVGLIELGLMKGDPDKAVESGAHTLFFQCGLGHMMGLDVHDMENLGEQYVGYTTDLKQSKDFGFKSLRFGRALEEGMVFTVEPGIYFIPELIELRKSENKYMEFINYDKLEEYKSFGGIRLEDDFLITSSASRLLGAKLPTTSNEIEDFRTSKSSF encoded by the coding sequence ATGTTTTCAGAAGAAGAGTACAAAACAAGAAGGAAAAAGTTAAAGGAATCGTTGGGCGAGGGATTAATTCTTTTCCTTGGGAACGATGAATGTGGCATTAATTCTAAGGACAACACCTATCCTTATAGACAGGATAGTTCCTTTATTTATTTTTTTGGACTTCAAATACCTGGATTAAATGCTCTCATTGATTTGGAAGAAGACAAAGAAATTATTTTTGGAGATAATTTAACCATAGATGATGTTGTGTTTATGGGACCAACTGAATCCTTAGAAGAACAGGCTCATAAAGTAGGGGTGACCAGTGTAAGGCCTTCTGAAAATTTGGCAAGTTATATAGAGAATTCAATAGGCAAAGGCAGACAGATTCATTATCTACCTCCCTATCGCCCTGAACATATTTTAAAATTATCGGACTTATTTAATTTCTCAGCTACAGCGGTTTCAAAAAAAGTATCTGTTGAGTTTATAAAAGCCGTGGTAAAATTACGGTCGATAAAGTCCAATGCAGAGATTGAGGAAATTGAAAAAGCGGTAAATACAACCGTTCAAATGCAATATAAGGCCATGGGGATGGCTGCGCCAGGAATGACGGAGTTAGATTTATTCGGTGCTATTCAGAATATCGCAGTTGCCAATGGCAATAACACATCATTTCCTCCCATAGTAACAATTGATGGACAAATACTTCACAATCACTTTAGGGGAAACCTCTTAAAAAAAGGGGATATGGTGCTGTGCGATTGTGGTGCTGAAAACTTTTCTGGATATGCTGGTGACCTTACAAGGACTTTTCCGATTAACAAGACCTTCAGTGTTAAACAGAAAGAAATTTATGATATCGTTTATAAATCCTATCAAGCTGCTGTGAATATGCTTAGACCCAAACAGCAATTTATAGATGTGCATCTTAGAGCTTGTAAAGAATTAGTCGTAGGTCTAATTGAATTGGGATTAATGAAAGGTGACCCTGATAAAGCAGTTGAATCAGGTGCTCATACACTATTTTTTCAGTGTGGATTGGGACATATGATGGGTCTAGATGTACATGATATGGAAAATTTAGGAGAGCAATATGTTGGATATACTACTGATTTAAAGCAAAGCAAAGACTTTGGGTTTAAATCCCTTCGGTTTGGAAGGGCTTTGGAAGAGGGGATGGTTTTTACAGTTGAACCGGGAATTTACTTTATTCCAGAGTTAATAGAGTTGAGAAAGAGTGAAAATAAATATATGGAGTTTATCAATTATGATAAATTAGAAGAATACAAAAGCTTTGGGGGCATCCGTTTAGAAGACGATTTCTTAATAACAAGTAGCGCTAGTCGATTACTAGGAGCCAAACTCCCTACAACCTCTAACGAAATTGAAGATTTTAGAACTTCTAAATCCAGTTTTTAG
- the sdaAA gene encoding L-serine ammonia-lyase, iron-sulfur-dependent, subunit alpha, whose amino-acid sequence MKSYPSIFNDVIGPIMRGASSSHCAAALRIGRICRDIMNGIIEEVYIEFDPNGSLATTHSGQGSDMGLFGGLLGWEADDERLRDYEFHIKNSGITIKIDIHPIDFEHPNTYKITLKNKTETHQVIGISSGGGMIEIIEIDQSPTSMMGDFNITLFYSDSAEYILDLVSKMNLGETSLHKGSIDFITVQSNEMEQQKLLEQVSALDTPITIRVINPVLPIKSRKNLSVPFITVEQLLEYNQGKNLKLWELAIEYESQRGNITKEDVKEKMGHIVDIMENSIKTGLKGTHYKDRILGSQSLNFKKNIKEKKLIPGDVLNNAIMYTSSMMEIKSSLGVIVAAPTAGSCGALPGTILGTSNTLGFSRNQNIQAMLAAGLIGVFITSHATFSAEVGGCMGECGSASGMAAAGVVVLKDGSLSQSLAAASMALQSSLGLICDTVADRVEAPCLNRNVMAASTAISCANMALSDYDQVIPLDEVIETMKRVGDAIPHTLRCTGLGGLAITKTAKKIEANLQENKSALGKKSFKSC is encoded by the coding sequence ATGAAATCATATCCAAGTATTTTTAATGATGTTATAGGGCCTATAATGAGGGGGGCTTCTAGTTCCCATTGTGCGGCGGCACTTAGGATTGGCAGAATTTGTCGGGATATAATGAACGGTATAATTGAGGAAGTGTATATTGAATTTGACCCTAATGGATCTCTTGCGACAACCCATTCAGGACAAGGCTCGGATATGGGACTTTTTGGAGGTCTATTGGGCTGGGAAGCTGATGATGAAAGACTTAGAGATTATGAATTTCATATTAAAAATTCAGGTATTACTATTAAAATAGATATACACCCAATAGATTTTGAGCATCCAAACACCTATAAAATCACTTTAAAAAATAAAACCGAAACTCACCAAGTTATCGGTATTTCTTCAGGTGGAGGTATGATCGAGATTATAGAAATAGATCAAAGCCCGACTTCAATGATGGGCGACTTTAATATAACATTGTTTTATAGCGATTCCGCTGAATATATTTTAGACTTAGTTTCAAAAATGAATTTGGGAGAAACATCCCTTCATAAAGGCTCAATAGATTTCATCACTGTTCAATCAAACGAAATGGAGCAACAGAAACTACTGGAGCAAGTTTCTGCTTTGGATACTCCCATAACAATACGTGTCATAAATCCAGTACTCCCCATTAAATCAAGAAAAAACCTCTCTGTCCCCTTTATTACAGTAGAACAATTATTGGAATACAACCAGGGAAAAAATCTGAAATTATGGGAGCTGGCTATAGAATACGAAAGCCAGAGAGGAAATATCACAAAAGAAGACGTAAAAGAGAAAATGGGACATATTGTTGATATAATGGAAAACTCTATTAAAACAGGCCTTAAAGGCACCCATTACAAAGACAGAATTTTAGGCAGCCAATCCCTTAACTTCAAAAAAAACATAAAGGAAAAAAAACTTATACCAGGCGATGTTTTGAACAATGCTATAATGTATACCTCCTCTATGATGGAAATTAAAAGTTCACTGGGCGTAATAGTGGCCGCACCTACAGCAGGTTCCTGTGGAGCCCTCCCAGGAACTATACTAGGTACTTCTAACACCTTAGGGTTTTCTAGAAACCAAAATATACAGGCTATGTTGGCTGCAGGCCTAATAGGGGTATTCATAACGTCTCATGCCACATTTTCGGCTGAAGTAGGCGGCTGTATGGGAGAGTGCGGATCAGCTTCGGGAATGGCAGCTGCAGGAGTAGTCGTATTAAAAGACGGTAGTTTGTCTCAGTCACTTGCGGCAGCTTCCATGGCATTGCAAAGCTCTTTGGGACTGATTTGTGATACCGTAGCCGACAGAGTTGAAGCTCCATGTTTAAACAGAAATGTGATGGCTGCTTCAACAGCTATTTCTTGTGCAAACATGGCATTATCCGATTACGACCAGGTAATACCGCTCGACGAAGTCATTGAAACTATGAAAAGAGTGGGAGATGCTATTCCACACACCTTAAGGTGTACTGGACTAGGTGGGTTGGCTATAACAAAAACTGCCAAAAAAATTGAAGCCAACCTTCAAGAAAACAAATCAGCCCTTGGGAAAAAATCATTTAAGTCTTGTTAG
- a CDS encoding NAD(P)/FAD-dependent oxidoreductase, producing the protein MEKEIIIIGGGIIGLCTAYYLQKDGHKITVIDQSNMDSGASYVNAGYIIPSHFISMAAPGIITKGIKWMFNSESPFYVKPRLDADFLKWVLAFKKSATKERVEQSISALKNINLLSRDLYEDMKRSGDFNFHYERKGLLMCYKSNKVGEEEWEIGKRGIKEGLGVKHLSAKEVKVLEPKANLNIKGAVYYDCDGHMTPNHFMNDMTTYLKSKGVVFYTNEKVNELEVFNDKIVKVLTDKRTLIPDEVILTAGSWSPLITKKLGIKIPVQAGKGYGINVEQETKITIPTILCEAKVAVTPMDGFTRFAGTMEIAGINHNINPKRVNSIANAAQRYYNNLEITLEEKKTAECGLRPVSPDGIPYIGKSSKCKNLTIATGHAMMGWSLGPATGKLVSEIISDKKSSLDISCYHPDRKF; encoded by the coding sequence ATGGAAAAGGAAATTATAATAATTGGCGGCGGAATTATTGGCTTGTGTACAGCCTATTATCTACAAAAAGATGGTCATAAGATAACCGTTATTGACCAATCCAATATGGATTCCGGCGCATCCTATGTAAACGCAGGCTATATAATACCCAGTCATTTTATTTCAATGGCAGCTCCCGGAATAATTACTAAAGGCATTAAATGGATGTTTAATTCCGAGAGTCCTTTTTACGTAAAACCAAGGTTAGATGCTGATTTCTTAAAATGGGTTTTAGCCTTTAAGAAATCGGCTACTAAAGAAAGAGTGGAACAGTCTATTTCAGCATTAAAAAACATCAATTTACTTTCTAGAGATTTGTATGAAGATATGAAGCGATCTGGTGATTTTAATTTTCATTACGAGCGTAAAGGATTATTGATGTGTTATAAATCTAATAAAGTTGGTGAAGAAGAATGGGAAATTGGTAAGCGAGGTATTAAAGAAGGTTTAGGCGTTAAACATTTATCGGCTAAAGAGGTAAAAGTCTTAGAACCCAAAGCTAATTTAAATATAAAAGGCGCTGTTTATTATGATTGTGATGGGCATATGACACCGAATCATTTTATGAATGACATGACCACTTATTTAAAATCAAAAGGGGTTGTTTTTTATACGAATGAAAAAGTAAACGAATTGGAAGTTTTCAACGATAAAATAGTAAAAGTTCTTACAGATAAAAGAACATTAATTCCTGACGAAGTTATTTTAACAGCTGGAAGTTGGAGTCCGTTAATAACTAAAAAATTAGGAATAAAAATTCCAGTTCAAGCTGGAAAAGGCTATGGAATAAATGTTGAACAAGAAACTAAAATTACTATTCCAACTATTTTATGTGAGGCCAAAGTGGCAGTTACGCCTATGGATGGTTTTACTCGTTTTGCAGGCACTATGGAAATTGCAGGAATAAACCATAATATAAATCCAAAAAGAGTGAATTCCATAGCAAATGCTGCTCAACGATATTATAATAACTTGGAAATAACTTTAGAAGAAAAAAAAACGGCAGAATGTGGTTTAAGACCCGTATCACCTGATGGGATACCTTACATTGGAAAATCATCGAAATGTAAAAATTTAACCATTGCCACAGGACACGCTATGATGGGGTGGAGCTTAGGACCAGCAACAGGAAAACTAGTATCAGAAATAATTTCTGATAAGAAAAGTTCATTAGATATTTCATGTTATCACCCAGATAGAAAATTTTAA